In the genome of Deinococcus aquaedulcis, the window CCTTCCTGCTCCACCAGGTCGCGCACCACGCCCTTGAAGACCTCGGGGTCCAGGGCGTCCTTGTCACGGGTCTGGGAGGCGGGAAGCAGGTACAGGTTCTCCACACGCTTGTCGCGGATCAGGGCCTGGGCCATGCGGCACTTGCCTTCCAGCACGTCCACCAGATCGAACACCACGCGCGACTCCAGGCCCATCACCACGTCGAGGTTGCGCAGGCCCACGTCCACGTCAATAACCGCGACCTTCTCGCCCAGCTTGGCAAGCGCCGCCCCAATGTTCGCGGTGGTCGTGGTTTTGCCCACGCCCCCTTTGCCGGACGTGACCACAATGACCTTGGCATTCATGCTGAGGGGCAGTGTAGCGCGAGACAGGGGCGCGCGGCAGGCGCTTTGTGTGCATGCCCACACCCGGGACGCCTGTCCCAGTCCTCCAAAGTCAAGCAGGTTTGCGGCGCGCTCCTTTACGCGCGTTGCTAGCGTGCCCGGTGGAGGCAACATGAAACTGCGTCACACTTCTCTGCTGCTGCTGTCCCTCTCTGCTGGTCTGGTGGCCTGCCGGCCCACGCCCGCGCCCGATCCCCTGGCGGCCTACACCGGCCAGACCCTGAACTGGACCGCCTGCGATCCCACCATTCTGGGCGAAGACCAGACAGAGCTGTTTGGGGCGCTGAAAGACCGCCTGCGCTGCGCCGACATGACGGTGCCCGCCAACTGGACCGCCCCCAACGGCATGTCCATGAGTGTGTCGCTGATTCGTGTGGCCGCTGCCAACCAGAGCAAGCGCCAGGGCGCCATTTTCTTCAACCCCGGCGGCCCCGGCGGCGACGGCCTGATGTTCGCACCCCTGTTTGCTGACATGTGGGAAAACCCCGAACTGGGCAAGTTCTTCCCTGACGCCGCTGGCCTGAAGCAGATGTCGGCCGAGTTCGACCTGATCGGCTTCTCGCCGCGTGGTGTGGGCGCCAGCAGCCGTCTGTACTGCGGCAGCAATGAACTGGCCGACCACATCAACCCCCCGGCGGCGGACCGCAGCGAGAAGAACATCAACGCCCTGATCCGTTACGGCAAACTGGTGGCCCAGGCCTGCCAGAAAAACCCGGTCACCCCGCTGATCAACACCGACGCCACCGCCCGCGACCTGAACCTCGCGCGCCAGCTGCTGGGCGATCAGAAACTGAACTACATCGGCTACTCGTACGGCACGTGGCTGGGCTCGTGGTACGCCAAGCTGTTCCCCGAAAACACCGGGCGCATGCTGCTGGACGGCAACATGTCCTGGAACGAGAGCATGGAAGATGCCTTCGGCCTGCAGCCTGCCGCTTTCGAGCGCGACTTCCGCGACTCGGTGGCGCCGTACCTTGCGCGGCAGAATGCCATGCTGGGCCTGGGGCAGACTGGCGCCGAAGTGTACGCTGCCCAGAACAGCCTCAGCGAGCCGCTGCGCAGCATCATGGGCAACTACATTGCCCAGCTGATGTATGGCCGCGACCAGCTGCCCCTGATTGGCCTGCTGCTTAAACCCGCTGTGGTAATTGACGGCGTGATCAAGGCCAACCCCAAGGCCACGCTGGATGAGCTGCTGGCCCTGGCCGAGAAGCAGACCTACTTTGCCGCGCCCCAGCAGAACCCCCTGGGCGTGATGTTCGCCCAGATGCTGCTGTTCCAGCGCGATCAGGCGATGCGCCCTACCCCCTTCCCGGTGGAGATGGGCAGCTTTGAGTCCACCTTTACCGCCATCACCTGTAACGACACCCCCTGGAAGCAGACCCTGGCCGGGGCCCGCGCCCGCGATGAGCAGGACGCCAAGAACTACCCACTGATTGGCGGCGCTTCGGTGGCCAACGCCTGCTTGCAGTGGAAGGGCGGCGCCAGCGTGCAGAAGCCCGTCCTGCCGGCCAATATGCCCCCCGTCCTGATGCTGCAAAACGAGCTGGACCCCGCCACCCCCCAGGAAGGGGCCCTGCGCGCGCTGAACTCCACCCCCAGCGCCAAGATGATCATGATTGACGACGAGCCCCAGCACGCGGCCTTCCCCTACGGGACCACGTGCGTGGACAAGCCGATCATCGACTACTTCCTGACGGGCAAGATGCCCGAAGGCAAGATGACCACCTGCACGGCTATGCCCCTGCCCAGGGAAGACAAAGTGGTGCCGGTCAAGACCCTGAGCGTGCAGAGCGGCGCGCTGTGCGTAGGCCAGCCGAGCCTGAGCGCCCAGTCGCTGAGCGAACAGCGCCTGACGGTGGCCCGCACCGAGGCCCGCCGGATCATCGAGGACAACGCCCGCAGCTTCTTCCTGCCCAAGGTGGGCACCGGCCTGAAGCCCGAAGCCCTGAAGATCCAGAACTGCCAGTAAGGGGGTCACCCCGCCCTGTGATCTGATTCCACCCTCAGCTCAGCCCGCCGCGCTACAGTGGCGGGCTGAACTCTGTGCCCCCAGGCTCTGGGCGCGGCGCACGAGCAAGGAGCGACCATGACACAAGCCGTAACGCCCGCCCCGGCGACGAGTGGGGGCACGAAAAAGGTGGGGTTTATCAGCCTGGGCTGCCCCAAGGCGCTGGTGGACAGCGAGCGGATTCTGACCCAGCTGCGCGTGGAAGGCTACGAGGTGGCCCCCAGCTACGAGGACGCCGACGCGGTGATCGTGAACACCTGCGGCTTTATCACGCCCGCCGTGGAAGAGAGCCTGAATGCCATTGGCGAGGCGCTGGACGCCACCGGCAAGGTGATCGTGACCGGCTGCCTGGGCGAGCGCCCCGAGAAGATCATGGAGCGCCACCCCAAGGTGGCGGCCATTACCGGCAGTGAGGCCGTGGACGACGTGATGGGCCACGTCCGCGAACTGCTGCCCATTGAAACGGATGCTTTTACGGGTCTGCTGCCGGTGGCGGCCCCCGGCATGCGCCCCGAGCGCGAGGCCACCCGCCACGGCGACGTGTTCGCCCCCAGCGTGAAGCTGACGCCCCGGCACTACGCCTACGTGAAAATTGCCGAGGGCTGCAACCACACCTGCTCGTTCTGCATCATTCCCAAGCTGCGCGGCCTGCAGGTGTCGCGGGACGCGGGCGCCGTGCTGTACGAGGCCTTCCGGCTGATTGCGGGCGGCACCAAGGAACTCATGATCATCTCGCAGGACACCAGCGCCTACGGGGTGGACGTGCGCTACCGGGAAAGCGAATTCCAGGGCGAGCAGGTGCGCGCCCACCTGACGGACCTGGCCGCCAAGCTGGGCGAGATGGGCGCCTGGGTGCGCATGCACTACATCTACCCCTACCCGCATGTGGAGAAGCTGGTGGAGCTGATGGCGCAGGGCAAGATCCTGCCCTACCTGGATGTGCCGCTGCAGCACGCCAGCCCCAGTGTGCTGAAGCGCATGCGCCGCCCCGGGGCCGGCAAGCAGCTGGACACCATCCGCCGCTGGCGCGAGATCTGCCCAGAGCTGGTGATCCGCTCCACCTTCATTGTGGGCTTTCCCGGCGAGACCGAGGAAGAGTTCCAGGAGCTGCTGCAGTTTCTGGAAGACGCGCGCCTGGACCGCGTGGGGGCCTTTGCCTACTCGGACGTGGAGGAGGCCGACGCGAATAAGCTGGACGGCCCCGTGCCTGAGGACGTGAAGCAGGAGCGACTGGCCCGCTTCATGGAGGTGGCCCAGCGGATCAGCGCCGAGAAGCTGGCCGAGAAGGTGGGCCGGGTGATGGACGTGATCGTGGACGAGTTCAACGATGACGAGGATGACCAGCCCGGCACCAAGCTGATTGGCCGCACCAAGGGCGACGCCCCCGGCATTGACGGACAGGTGTACGTGTACGCCGGGGACTTCGCCGGGCAGGTCAAGATCGGCGACATCGTGCGCGTGCGCATTGAGGACAGCGACGAGTACGACCTCTACGGCGAGGTGGTCGAGAAACCGGCCTGGACGCCGAACGTGCCGCAGCTGGGGCATTTCGGGCGGCATTAGGGGGCGCTTCCGCCCCCGGTCTAAGAGTCAAAGGGTATAAGGGGCAAGGAAAGATGGGGCGCCGGGGCATTGTTCTGGCGCCCCTGCCCTTTGCTCCACAGATCAGCGCGCGCTGGCGGGGGCACGCAGGTATGCTGCCTCTACCACCCCCTCTCCCCTGTTTCAAGGAGTGCGCATGCGAAAGACCCGGCTCACGTGGACTGTTCTTGGCCTCGCCCTGACCTCCTCTGCGGCGGCATTCTGCGGCTTTTTTGTGGCCAAGGCCGACAGCAAGCTGTTTAACCGCACCAATCAGGTGATCATTGCGCGCGACGGCAACCGCAGCGTGTTCACGATGATGAACGACTACAGCGGCGACGTGAAGGACTTTGCCCGGATCGTGCCCATTCCAGTGGTGCCAAAACGCGAGGACATCCGCATTGGCGACCCCAGCATCGTCCAGAAGCTGGACGCCTACAGCGCGCCCCGGCTGGTGGAGTACTTCGACGAGAACCCCTGTGTGCCGCCCCAGCCAGTGACCATGCCGACCGCCGCCACCCCCTCTGCCCCGATGGAAGACCGCGCCGCCCGCGCCCAGGCCCAGGGAGTGAAGATTGAAGCCAGCTACCAGGTGGGCGAATACGACATCCTGATCCTCAGCGCGCAGCAGCAGAGCGGCCTGGCCGCCTACCTGCGCGGCGAGGGCTACAAACTGCCAGCCGGCGCCGACGGCATGCTGGGCAGCTACATCAAGGGCGGCATGAAGTTCTTCGTGGTGCGGGTGAACGTGGAACGCTTCGAGAAAGCGGGCGGCGGGTTTCTGAATCCCATCGTGCTCTCGTACACCTCCGAGAAGTTCATGCTGCCCATTCGCCTGGGCACGCTGAATTCGCCCGGCGAGCAGGACCTGACGGTGTACCTGCTGTCGCCCGAAGGCCGTGTGGAAACCAGCAACTACCGCACGGCGCCTATCCCCACGAACAAGGAAGTGCCGCTGCTGGTGAAAAACCAGTTTGGCCCCTTCTACCGCCACCTGTTCCGGCGCGCCTACGAGCGCGAGGGCAAAAGCGTGGCCCTGCTGGAGTACGCCTGGAACACCAACAACTGCGATCCCTGCTCTACCGAGCCGCCCACGCCCGAGGAACTGCAGGCCGCTGGCGTGTTCTGGCGCCAGGAAGAGGGCTGGGGCCGCCCCGCCCCCACGCCCGCTGGCAGCGCCCCGCCCAGTGGCCCGGCCAAGCCCGTCTACCTGACCCGGCTGCATGTGCGCTACACGGCCGCCACCTTTCCCCAGGACCTGCACTTCAAGGTCACGAAGAACCAGAACACCTTTCAGGGCCGCTACATCCTGCGCCATCCGTACAAGGGGACAGCCAACTGCAGCGCCATGAAAACCTACCGCGCTGGTCTGAAGCAGCGCGCTGAGGCCCAGGCCCAGACGCTGGCCAACCTGACCGGCTGGGATATCAACCACATCCGGGCGCGCATGGCCGGGGAACCGTAGCCCCAGGGCGCGCCCTTGTAAGAGTTCGCCCCGTAGACTTGCCCCCGTGAGCCCTGATCTTCTTCTCGTGGTGTTCGCCGGTCTGCTGGGCCTGCTGGTGGGCTCGTTTTCCAACGTGCTGATCTGGCGGCTGCCACGCGGCGAGAACATTGCCTTTCCGCCCAGCCACTGCCCGCACTGCGACCACCGCCTGGGCGTGGCCGATCTGGTGCCGCTGTTTTCCTGGCTGGCCTTGAAAGGCAAGTGCCGCTACTGCGGGGCGCCCATCAAGGCGCGCTATCCGGTCGTGGAACTGCTGACCGGCCTGGGCTACGCCACGATTGCCGCGCTGTTCCCGCCCCTCACGGTGGGCTGGGGCGCGCTGGGGCTGATGGTGCTGTTCACGCTGCTGCTGGTGGGCAGCGCCATTGACCTGGACACCTACACCATTCCCGATGAACTGACGCTGCCCGGCGTGGCCCTGGGGCTGGCGTTTGGTGCGCTGAACGGGTGGTGGGGCACCCCGGCCCTGCCCGACTTTGCCGGGGCCGTGCAGGGCGCGCTGCTGGGGGCCGGGCTGCTGGTCGCGATCAACCAGTTCGGGTCGTGGGTGCTGCGGCGCTTTCGCGAGCGGCAGTTTCCCGAGTTTCCGCTGGGCTACCAGCAGATCAGCCTCGCGCTGCTGGCGGGTGCGTGGCTGGGGCCGTGGTGGGGCGCAGGCGTGGGCCTGCTCTCGGCAGCCGTCAACTTCGCGGCCCGGCGGGTGGTGCGCGTGCCCGAACTGCTCACCCTGGGGGGCCTGCTGGTCAGCATTACCCTGGGCAGCGCGGGCTTTGGTCCCGGCATGATCCTGATGGTGCAGGGCGCTCTGGCCGCCGCCGGCGCCGTGTCGCTGGTGTGCGGCGTGTACTGGTGGCTCCACTGGCGCCGCCACCGCGAGGACGACACCCCCGAAGCCGACGCCCAGAGCGACGCGAGCGCCATGGGCTTTGGCGACGTGAAACTGGCCGCCGTGATCGGCGCGTTCCTGGGCTGGGAACGCCTGCTGGTGGCGGTGGTCGTGGCGGTGTTCGCGGGCGCCCTCTTCGGCCTCGTGCAGATGGCGGCCAAGCGCGAAAACCGCGTGAAGTTCGGCCCCTACCTCGCCCTGGGCGCCGTGGTGGCCCTGATCTGGGGCGGCCGACTGGTGGCGGAGTACCGGGGGCTGCTGGGATTGTAGAGGGGTGATGGGTGATGGAAAGGGCGGGTGGGATTGGTCCCCCGCCCTAGCTCTTTAGTCCACCTGCACAGGCTCCGTGTGGTTTGGCCACTCTTTCCACAAGAAGACGGGCGTTTCAACCAAGACCTACCATTAACTGTCACCCATCAACCCTCACCCCCTCAACTGGTCAGACCAGTCCAGATGCGTTATACTCGGTTCAATTCCCAGCTCCCCCGAGGTGCCCATGACGCAGTCTGCTCCGCCGGCCACCCCCCCTCTGCACGCCCTGTTCGAGCGGCAGCGCGCCCACCGCTGGACCGCTGCCCAGACCACGGCCGCTCAGCGTCAGGCGGTGCTGCGGCGCCTGCACGACGCGATTAAACGCCGCCGCGTGACCCTGGCCGACGCCCTGCGCGCCGACCTGGGCAAAAGCCGCGCCGAGGCCGAAATCACTGAGCTGCATCCCGTGCTGGAAGAGATTGCGCACGCCATTCGTCGCCTGCCGCGCTGGATGGCCACGCGGCGGGTGGACACCCCGGCGATGCTGCTGGGCGCCCGCAGCGAGATTCAGCCCCAGGCGCGTGGCGTCACCCTGATCCTGAGCCCCTGGAATTACCCGGTGAATCTGGCACTGGCCCCGCTGGTCGCCAGCCTCGCGGCGGGCAACACGGTGATCCTGAAACCCAGCGAAAAGGCCCCGCATGTGGCCCAGGCGCTGGCCGACCTGCTGGCGGAGGTGTTCGAGCCGCAGCTGGTGGCAACGGTGCAGGGCGACGCGGACACCGCCCGCACCCTGACCGAACTGCCCTTTGACCACATCTTCTTTACCGGCAGCACTGCTGTGGGCCGCCACGTGATGCGGGCAGCGGCCGACAACCTCACGAGCGTGACCCTGGAACTGGGCGGCAAGAGCCCGGCCCTGATTGACATCAGCGCGGACCTGCGCCTGAGCGCCGAGCGGCTGGCCTGGGGCAAACTGCTGAATGCCGGGCAGACCTGCGTGGCCCCGGATTACGTGCTGGTGCCCGAAGCGCAGCGGGACGCCCTGCTGCTGGCCCTGGACGAGGTGATTGCCCGGCGTTACGGAGACCGCGCGTGGCTGCGCGCCGGACCGGATTACGGCCGCATGGTGGACGCCGCCAGTGTGGAGCGCCTGGAACGCCTGACCCGCGAGAGTGTGGAGGCCGGCGCGCGGGTGGTGCGTGGCG includes:
- the rimO gene encoding 30S ribosomal protein S12 methylthiotransferase RimO, with translation MTQAVTPAPATSGGTKKVGFISLGCPKALVDSERILTQLRVEGYEVAPSYEDADAVIVNTCGFITPAVEESLNAIGEALDATGKVIVTGCLGERPEKIMERHPKVAAITGSEAVDDVMGHVRELLPIETDAFTGLLPVAAPGMRPEREATRHGDVFAPSVKLTPRHYAYVKIAEGCNHTCSFCIIPKLRGLQVSRDAGAVLYEAFRLIAGGTKELMIISQDTSAYGVDVRYRESEFQGEQVRAHLTDLAAKLGEMGAWVRMHYIYPYPHVEKLVELMAQGKILPYLDVPLQHASPSVLKRMRRPGAGKQLDTIRRWREICPELVIRSTFIVGFPGETEEEFQELLQFLEDARLDRVGAFAYSDVEEADANKLDGPVPEDVKQERLARFMEVAQRISAEKLAEKVGRVMDVIVDEFNDDEDDQPGTKLIGRTKGDAPGIDGQVYVYAGDFAGQVKIGDIVRVRIEDSDEYDLYGEVVEKPAWTPNVPQLGHFGRH
- a CDS encoding prepilin peptidase, which translates into the protein MSPDLLLVVFAGLLGLLVGSFSNVLIWRLPRGENIAFPPSHCPHCDHRLGVADLVPLFSWLALKGKCRYCGAPIKARYPVVELLTGLGYATIAALFPPLTVGWGALGLMVLFTLLLVGSAIDLDTYTIPDELTLPGVALGLAFGALNGWWGTPALPDFAGAVQGALLGAGLLVAINQFGSWVLRRFRERQFPEFPLGYQQISLALLAGAWLGPWWGAGVGLLSAAVNFAARRVVRVPELLTLGGLLVSITLGSAGFGPGMILMVQGALAAAGAVSLVCGVYWWLHWRRHREDDTPEADAQSDASAMGFGDVKLAAVIGAFLGWERLLVAVVVAVFAGALFGLVQMAAKRENRVKFGPYLALGAVVALIWGGRLVAEYRGLLGL
- a CDS encoding alpha/beta hydrolase: MKLRHTSLLLLSLSAGLVACRPTPAPDPLAAYTGQTLNWTACDPTILGEDQTELFGALKDRLRCADMTVPANWTAPNGMSMSVSLIRVAAANQSKRQGAIFFNPGGPGGDGLMFAPLFADMWENPELGKFFPDAAGLKQMSAEFDLIGFSPRGVGASSRLYCGSNELADHINPPAADRSEKNINALIRYGKLVAQACQKNPVTPLINTDATARDLNLARQLLGDQKLNYIGYSYGTWLGSWYAKLFPENTGRMLLDGNMSWNESMEDAFGLQPAAFERDFRDSVAPYLARQNAMLGLGQTGAEVYAAQNSLSEPLRSIMGNYIAQLMYGRDQLPLIGLLLKPAVVIDGVIKANPKATLDELLALAEKQTYFAAPQQNPLGVMFAQMLLFQRDQAMRPTPFPVEMGSFESTFTAITCNDTPWKQTLAGARARDEQDAKNYPLIGGASVANACLQWKGGASVQKPVLPANMPPVLMLQNELDPATPQEGALRALNSTPSAKMIMIDDEPQHAAFPYGTTCVDKPIIDYFLTGKMPEGKMTTCTAMPLPREDKVVPVKTLSVQSGALCVGQPSLSAQSLSEQRLTVARTEARRIIEDNARSFFLPKVGTGLKPEALKIQNCQ
- the minD gene encoding septum site-determining protein MinD — translated: MLPPPGTLATRVKERAANLLDFGGLGQASRVWACTQSACRAPLSRATLPLSMNAKVIVVTSGKGGVGKTTTTANIGAALAKLGEKVAVIDVDVGLRNLDVVMGLESRVVFDLVDVLEGKCRMAQALIRDKRVENLYLLPASQTRDKDALDPEVFKGVVRDLVEQEGFTRILIDSPAGIESGFKTAAAPAEGALVVVNPEVSSVRDADRIIGLLEAQQVSEIRLVINRLRPKMVASGNMLSEADILDILGVKPIGIVPEDEGIIVSTNVGEPAVLGKTKAGEAFMATARRLKGEDVPYPKFEEDRGFLAALRRLFGGA
- a CDS encoding DUF2330 domain-containing protein, with the protein product MRKTRLTWTVLGLALTSSAAAFCGFFVAKADSKLFNRTNQVIIARDGNRSVFTMMNDYSGDVKDFARIVPIPVVPKREDIRIGDPSIVQKLDAYSAPRLVEYFDENPCVPPQPVTMPTAATPSAPMEDRAARAQAQGVKIEASYQVGEYDILILSAQQQSGLAAYLRGEGYKLPAGADGMLGSYIKGGMKFFVVRVNVERFEKAGGGFLNPIVLSYTSEKFMLPIRLGTLNSPGEQDLTVYLLSPEGRVETSNYRTAPIPTNKEVPLLVKNQFGPFYRHLFRRAYEREGKSVALLEYAWNTNNCDPCSTEPPTPEELQAAGVFWRQEEGWGRPAPTPAGSAPPSGPAKPVYLTRLHVRYTAATFPQDLHFKVTKNQNTFQGRYILRHPYKGTANCSAMKTYRAGLKQRAEAQAQTLANLTGWDINHIRARMAGEP
- a CDS encoding aldehyde dehydrogenase family protein → MTQSAPPATPPLHALFERQRAHRWTAAQTTAAQRQAVLRRLHDAIKRRRVTLADALRADLGKSRAEAEITELHPVLEEIAHAIRRLPRWMATRRVDTPAMLLGARSEIQPQARGVTLILSPWNYPVNLALAPLVASLAAGNTVILKPSEKAPHVAQALADLLAEVFEPQLVATVQGDADTARTLTELPFDHIFFTGSTAVGRHVMRAAADNLTSVTLELGGKSPALIDISADLRLSAERLAWGKLLNAGQTCVAPDYVLVPEAQRDALLLALDEVIARRYGDRAWLRAGPDYGRMVDAASVERLERLTRESVEAGARVVRGGEFSPAERFIAPTIVADVTPDMPLMQEELFGPVLPVLTYRTLDEALGLIRRLDTPLALYLFTGDDAVTRRVQQDTTSGGMVVNGTVVHLSNPHLPFGGVGPSGMGAYHGEHGFLAFSHQRAILTEPKRSPVRFTYPPYGRPGPRLVAWALRLLERQSGPRE